GCGTGGGCACCGGCTTCACATCGGTGGGTCGCTGCGGATCCCAGAAGACCAGATACAGTGCCCACAATCCCAGCGCGAGCAACAGGAAATAGGCCATGTGATAATGGCCGAGAATGATGAGCGCGACGGTGATCGCGAAGACACCGAATGCCCAGCGCTTCTGGTGGCGAATGGCCGCCAGCAGCACCCAGAAGCTGAGTGGCGTGAGCGCCGACACGAACAGCTTGCCGTCGTGTCCGGGGCTCATCTGCGACGCCACGATGCCCGTCAGTTCGTACGCCACACCGGCGACGACGGCGGCGCCCCAGCCAAGGCCGAGCGAGCGCCCCAGCCGATACATGAACCACCCCGCCAGCACGAAGTGCAGTGCCATGGCGTAGGTGATCGCCAGATCCACCGGCATGATCCAGCGCAGCCACGCCGACGGATAGAAGATGTCGCCGTGCATGGCGCCGATGTACGGCAGGCCGCCGAACAGGTACGGATTCCACTGGGGAATGCTGCCCGTCTCCTTGAACCACTCGGCGCCAAAGAGGCGGAACGAGTAGCCGGCGATGAACATGTCGGAGCGGCCGCCGCCGAACATGATCTGGCCGGTCAGCAAGGGCCACAGCAGCAGCAGCGCGGCGGCAAGGCACACGGCCAGGGCACCCAGATGCGACGTGGTGGTCGCCGGGGCGCTGGTGGCGTGGCTCGCGGAAGAATCGGGCGTGGGGGGGACAGGCATGCGGGCAATCTACCGGGCTGGCGGGGAGGCGGGGATGGGGCACCGAGCCCCTTCCCCCCGCCCCCACCGCTCCCCGCGGTTACTTGCCCGTACCGGCCTTGGTGCTCGGCGCGATCGGCCGGTTCGGCACCTCCGGCCCGTTGCGCTTGGTCGGGTGCAGCTCGGCGAGGGTATTGCCGTCGTAGACCCGGCCGTTCTTCACCACGTAGCGGATGCTGTTGGTATTGCGCAGGTCGGCGAGCGGGTCGCGGTCGAGCACGATCAGGTCGGCAAGCTTCCCCGTTTCGATGGAGCCGAGGTCGTTCTGCAGGCCGATCGCGGTGGCGCCCACGATGGTGGCCACACGCAGCGCCTCGAGATTGGTCATGCCACCGCTGGCCATGGCCCACAGCTCCCAATGGTAGCCGAGGCCCTGCAGCTGGCCATGACTGCCAATGCCCAGACGTCCGCCGGCGCGCAGAATCTTCGTGGCGTCGGTGGCAAGCTCGGGAAAGACATACTCCTCGTCGCGAAACCAGCCGCCCGCGGTGCCGCCGTTGGGCATGCTCGCCATGCGCCGCCGCGTTTTCAGCGCCAGCTCCTCATAGGCGGTGAACCGCTGCAGCTTGGAATCGGCCCACGGGTTCTCCTTGGTGTAGAACCAGTTCTCCGCCCACGGCCCGCCGTAGTTCACCAGCAGGGTGGGGGTATAGGCGCGCTTCGCCCAGGCCATGAAGCTCGTCACATCACCGCCCAACGGCGTGATCCCCATGGAGTGCTCGAGACCCGGATACCCGTCCAGCGTTTCGCTGAGGTTGAGCTTCACGTCGAGCGAGCCCTCGGTCGTGGGCATGAGCTGCTGCTCGCGCGCGGCGGTGATGATCCACTGCCGCACCTGCCGCACCCCCGCCACGTACATCTTGATGGTCTTCGTGTCGTAATACTGGCTGTAGCGCTTCATCATGCTGCGCGCGTGCTCCTGGTCACGGATGTTGTCCGTGCTGAACACGCCGGGGCCCGTACTGTAGATGCGCGGGCCAATGATGCGGCCGGCGTCGACCATGTCCTGATAGGTGAGCACATCGGTCGTGGCCGTCTGCGGGTCGCGCGTGGTGGTCACCCCATACGCGAGGTTGGCGAGGTACGCCCACGGCTGCGTTTCGTGAATCGTGCCACGCTCGGCGCGCAGGTGCGCGTGCGTATCCACGAAGCCCGGGATGACCGTAGCCCCGCCCAGGTCCATCTCCGTCGCGCCGGCGGGCGCGGTGACGGTGCCCGACGCGCCCACGGCGGCGATGCGGTTGTTGCGCACCACCAGGTCACCGCGGGCGATCACCTCGTCGCCGCGCATCGTGACGATCTTCGCGTTGCGCAGCACCACCGTGCCCCCCGGCAGGTCGCGCGTGGCGGCCACGCGCACTCGCGTTTCCGTGGGCGTGTAGGCCGTTGGACGCGCGCTTTCGGCAATCGTGCTGTCGCGGCGGGCGGCGGCGATCGCGGCGTCGCGCGCCACGGCCGCGTCGAGATCGTACACCACGTGCGCATTGCCAATGGACCAGTGCACGCGCTTGCCGTCGGCCGACCAGGCGGGAAACTGGCCGCCGATGTCGGTGAGCTTTCGTACCGGGAAGGTGGCGCTCGCCGGTTCCGCCACATTCACCGTGGCCTGAGTGCCGCGCGGCGGTACGACCACCGTGTAGAAGTCACCACCGATTTGCGCGAGCGCGAGATCCCCCGATGGCGCCGCAAGCACGAGCTGCGCCGGCGGCCCCTGCAGCCCCGGCTCCTCGCCGCGCAGCAATTCCAACTCCGACAGCGTGAGCTCGGTGTGGCCGTGGTCGTCATCGGCCGCACCGGCGCCGCCAGCCCCCACCACGCGCAGGTGGCGCTGCTCGTCGGTGCCGTCCCAGCGGAGCGACACCAGGCCGTTGTTCGATGAGAGATAGATGCGGGTGCTGTCGGCGGTGAAGTGCGGCTTGCTGCGACCGGCGGCGCGGGCGATGACCGTGGCGAGCGCGCCATCGGTGGCCGCGGGGGACGCGGCATACCATACGAGCTCCGAGGTACCGGTTACCCCCGTCTGGTCGCGGCGCCCCTGCGCAGGGGTGCGCAGTGCCACGACGCGCGTCCCACTGGGAGAGAACACCGGCTGGCGCAGCGTGGCCAGGCCGGCACTCAACGGCACGAGCCGGGTGGTGCGGCCGGGCGCGAGCGTGGCCTTGTAGAGACGTCCCCCCTGCTCCGTCCAGGTCACGAAGGCCAGCGACTTCCCATCGGGAGACCAGGCCGGTTCGGCCTCGATCACGTCGAGCGTGCTCACGCGGCGTGGCGTGCCCGCGGGCCAATCCATGACGTACAGGCGATCCATTGCCACGAAGGCGAGCTGCGTCCCATCGGGGCTTGGCACCCCGTCGCGAATCTGCCGCGCCGTAAAGGTGGCACTGTCGGCGATGGGATACGTGAACGCCAGTTCGGGACCCACCTCGACCTGCGCCTGTACGCGGAAGGGAATCTCGCGCTGCCCACTGCCGTCCACCGCCACCCGCCAGAGACGATTGCCGTAGCTGGCCACCAGTTCCTTGGAGTCCGGCGTGAAGCTCATGCCGGGGAGCGCGTCCATGGGTGCCCGTGATTCCATCTCGTCGCGCTGCGTGGGATACGCCAGCCAGCGTTCATCACCGGTGGCCAGGTCGCGGAGGCGCAGCCCGGTCTTGTTCTCGTAGCGCGAGCCGTACACGAGCCATTTGCCATCGGGGCTCAGTGTGGGGCGCACCGCCGACCCGTAGCGCGACGACAGCGGCTCGCGCTCGCCGCTTTCACGGTCGTACGACCAGACCTGATACTGCGGGAACTGCGCGTTGTAGTTCCACGCGCCGGTGCGCTGTGTGTAGTACACGAAACGCCCGTCGGCGGAGAAGGCCGCCCCTGCCTGCTGCACCGCCGAGCCGGGCGCCGCATTGGCCGGTGGCGTGTAGAGGGCCACGCCGTTGCCCCCCTGCACATGGTACATCCACAGGGTGGGGAGGCCGCCTCGGAATCCGCCCTTGCTGGCCACGATGTACTTGCCGTCGGGGGAGTACTCCGGCGAGAGGTACACATTGCTTCGCCCGCGCGTGACCTCCTTCACCTCGCGCGTGGACAGGTCGAGCGTGTGCACGTTGTCCGCGCCCTGCCGGTCGGAGATGAACACGACCGTCTTGCCGTCGGGGCTGAACCGCGGCTGCGCGTCGAAGGCGAGCCCGCTGGTGAGGCGCACGGCATCGCCACCGGCCATGGGCAGCAGGTACAGGTCGCCCAGCATGTCGAAGACGAGCGATTGCCCGTCGGGGCTCACGTCGATCGACAGCCAGGTGCCGTCGCGCGTATCCAGCGGGAAGCGTCGCGTGGCCTCCAGCGGCAGGGGACGGGCCGCGGCGCCACGAGGCGGGGCAGCGGGCGCCTGGGCGCCAAGGGGCAGCGCCGTCAGCAGGGCGACGCACAGCGAGAGGGGGCGCAGGCGCACGAAAACTCCGGGGTCGAAGGAGGGTCGGTCGGGGGTGAGCCGACTGGCGGAGATTCTGTCCCCCGGTGCCGGGCGCGGCAAGCCACGGTGCGGCGCGGCGTACATTCGCTTGCCCATTTGCTCCTTTCGGGTGCACTATCGGGATTGTCGTCCCTCATCTGTTCGCCCCGTCCCACCAACAGGCGTGTGGGCGCCTTCACGAAAGGACGAAACGCTGTCCCCGATCGACCACGGCCTGTTGGCCGCGACCCGGTCACCCCCGAGTTCCCTCCCCGCCCGGTCCGGGCGGGTTCGTGCAGCAGTACGAAGACTTCAGGAGAGGTGCGGATGCTCTGTTCACGTGTGTGGAGTCGGGCCCTGACGACATGCGCTGTCGTTGCCGGCCTGCTCGGTACCCCCTGGGGTACCGGGGCGGTCGTAGAGGCTCAGGGGGCCACCGGCACCGTTCGCGGCCGGGTCACCAACGCCGCGGGCAACGCGGTCCCGAACGCGCAGGTGTTCATCGCCGGCACACAAAACGGCGGACAGACCGGCGCCGACGGCGGCTACACCATCACGCGCGTCACCTCAGGTACGGTGACGGTGCGTGTACGCATGATTGGTTACGAGCCGACGGAAAAGGCCGTTGCCGTGGCCGCGGGGCAGACGGCCACCGCCGATTTCGTGCTCAAAACGTCGCCGGTCTCGCTCGATCAGGTTGTCGTGACCGGCACCGCCGGCTCGGCACGCAAGCGTGAGGTGGGCAACTCCATTGGCCAGGTGTCCACCAAGGATCTCCCCGAAGTCCCCACCAACGTGTCCAACCTGCTCGCCGGTCGTGTGGCCGGTGTGCAGATCTCCGGCGGCACGGGCAACGCGGGCAGTGGCAGTGCCATCCGTCTGCGTGGCGCCACATCGCTGGCGCTCAGCAACCAGCCGCTCATCTATGTGGACGGCGTGCGCACCCGCTCCGACGAATATCCGCGCAACGGCATTTTCCAGGGCGCCACGCAGCGCGGCGCGAACGCCTACGGCAGCCCGCTCAACGACATCAACCCCGACGACATCGAGCGCATCGAAGTCGTGAAGGGGGCGGCAGCCACGACGCTCTTCGGCACTGACGCCGCGGCCGGCGTGATCCAGATCTTCACCAAGCGCGGTTCGCAGGGCGCGCCCAAGTGGAATGCCCAGATCAACTCGGGCTTCCAGCGGCTGCAGCAGTTCGGCACCGACTCGGTGCCGCTGCTCAACATGGACGCCTTCGTGCGCGACGGCGGCCGGTTGGGGATGCAGGCCCAGGTGGCCGGCGGCACCCAGAACAACGTGAAGTACCTGTTCTCCTTCGGCGCCGACAACAGCGACGGCGTGCTGCAGCTCGACAACGAGCGCAAGTATCAGGTGCGCGCCAACGTCGACTTCAGCCCGTTCAAGAACATGCAGTTCAGCTGGAATACGGCGTACAACAACTCGCTCATCACGCAGACGCCGGCCGGCAACAACGCGCAGGGCATCACGCTCAATGCCTTCCGGCAGGAGCGCAACTACTTCGGCAACGCCAATCCCGACACGATCAAGCTCGTGTACGGGCAGCAGCTGAACAGCAACATCGATCGCCTGCTGTTGGGCACCACGGCCACCTGGACACCCATCGAGCGCTTCTCGAGCCGCCTCGTGGTGGGCTTCGACCGCTCCGCGCTCGAGAACCGCAACGTGCGCCCGTACGGCTTCCCCGGCGCGGCGCTCGGCATCATCCAGAACCAGGTGTGGCAGAACAAGATCATCAGCCTCGACTGGGCCAACAACTACGAGATGCAGTTCGGCGACGGCATGAAGGCCACGTTCTCTGCCGGTACCCAGTACATCAACTCGCTCGTAAGCGACGTGGTGGCGTATTCGGAGAACTACCCGGCTCCCACCAACCCCACGGTGGCCTCGGGGTCGCTGCGCAACGCCGACGAGAATCGCCTCAAGAACATCACCGGCGGCGCGTTCACGCAGGCGCTCTTCGGCATCAAGGACAAGTACTTCGTGACCGTGGGCGCGCGCGTGGACGGCAATAGCGCCTTCGGTGAAGACTTCGGCTTCCAGACGTACCCCAAGGCCAGTGCCTCGTGGGTCGTCTCGGACGAGGGCTTCTGGTCGGACAAGTTCGGCACCCTCAAGTTGCGCGCGGCGTATGGCCAGGCCGGCCGTGCTCCCACCGCCTTCGCCGCCGTGCAAACGTGGAACCCGGTGGGCTGGGGCACCGCGCCCGCCGTGCGGCCGCTCAACCTTGGTGACCCCAACCTCGGCCCCGAGCGTACCACGGAAACGGAGATCGGGTTCGACAACCAGATCTTCGGCGGCCGCCTCAGCGTGGACTTCACCTGGTTCCGCGCCGTGACCGACGATGCGCTCTTCTTCGTGCGCAACGTGCCCTCCAACGGCTTCCTGGCCAGTTCGCTCGGCAACGCCGGCAAGATCGAGAAGAGCGGCATCGAAGCGGCGATCAACGCCACGCTTCTCGAGAAGACCAACCTCGACATCAAGGCCGGCCTCAACGTCAGCACCAATCAGAGCAAGGTGCTGAGCCTCGGAGGCGCGCCGTCTTTCAGCGTGGGCAACTTCGGGTGGGTCATTGAAGGACAGCCGGCGCCGGTGCTGCGTGGCCGGCTCATCAAGAATGAGGACGTGATCGGCGCCCCCATCGATACGGTGTTCAACCACACCTTCGGTCCGGCGCAGCCCACGCTCATTCTCTCACCGTCGCTCAACATCACCACCTGGAAGGGGATCAACATCTCGACCCGTGGCGAGTATCAGGGCGGCGCCTTCATCAACGAAGATGCGTCGTTCCAGGCGCTGTCGCGGTCGGTGCTGTGGCCGACGTGCACGCGGGCCTACGCGGCCATCGCGGCGAGTCAGCCGCTCACGCCGCGCGAGACGCTCACGTGCATCCCGCGCAATGCGCGCCAGGACATGTTCATCTTTCCCGCGGACTTCTTCAAGATTCGCGACATCACCGTCACGGTGCCGCTGGGCAAGCTGATTCCGCACACGGCCAGCAGCTCGTTCGTGTTCTCCGCGCAGAACGTCTTCCGCACCAATTTCGGCATGCCGCTGTTCGACCCCGAAATGTCGGGCAACGACGGATTCAACGTGGGCGTGCGCTACATCTCCGAGCACATTCCGGCGCCCGCGCTGTTCCTGACCTCCCTGCGCATCTCGTTCTGAGGCCCTTGACCATGACGATGACACTTCGCGCCTTCGTGCGCATGGCTCCCGTCGCGGCGCTGGCGCTTGCTGCCGGATGCGACTTGCAGGTCACCAATCCCGGGCCCGTCCAGGCCGCCTTCCTCAACGACCCGGCCGCCCTCACGGCCATCGTGAACGGCGCCGGACGCGACCTGGGCGAAGGGCTCAACTGGACGTCGTACACGGGGGCCGCCGTGACGCGGGAAGTCCTCCCCGCCGGATCCACCGGCGCCTTCGGCATTACCGTGCGACAGCAGCTCGGCGTACTCTCGCCGGATGACGGCGGCGACTGGTGGAATCAGGCACAGCGCGCCCGCTGGACGGCAGAGTCGGGGGTGCGGCGCATCAAGGAGGTGCTCGGTGCCGCGGCGAACAACAATGCCACGTTGGCTCAGGCGCTGATCTGGGCTGGCTACTCCAACCGCCACCTCGGCGAGAACTTCTGCGACTGCGTCATCGATGGTGGGCCACGCCAGAGCTACACGGTGTATCTCGAGCGCGCCGAAGCCGCCTTCACCGAGGCGATTGCGGTGGCCACGGCTGCCAATAATGCCACCCTGCGCGACGTGGCCACGGCCGGTCGTGCGTCGGTGCGCCTGCTACGTGGCAACCTCACCGGCGCCTCGGCCGACGCAGGCCTCATCACGAACAACGCGTTCGTGTACCGCATGCCGTACTTCGTGAACACCGTGGACCAGTACAATCGCATCAACTGGGCATCGGCTAACCAGCCGTACCGCGCCCACACGGTGTGGGGCACGTTCTACGACAACTACCGTCGCACCACGCGGGACCCGCGCGTTCCCTTCGACTCGAGCCTCACCATCCGCTTCGGAGACGCGGCCGTCACCAGCCTGGGCGGACAGGTACGCTGGTTCTTCCAGACCAAGTACCCGGTGCGCGACTCGCCCATGAACCTGTCGAGCGGCTGGGAAATGCGCCTCATCGAGGCCGAGGCGCTGCTGGTGGCCAACGACATCCCGGGCGCCATGGCC
The DNA window shown above is from Gemmatimonas sp. and carries:
- a CDS encoding amidohydrolase family protein — protein: MRLRPLSLCVALLTALPLGAQAPAAPPRGAAARPLPLEATRRFPLDTRDGTWLSIDVSPDGQSLVFDMLGDLYLLPMAGGDAVRLTSGLAFDAQPRFSPDGKTVVFISDRQGADNVHTLDLSTREVKEVTRGRSNVYLSPEYSPDGKYIVASKGGFRGGLPTLWMYHVQGGNGVALYTPPANAAPGSAVQQAGAAFSADGRFVYYTQRTGAWNYNAQFPQYQVWSYDRESGEREPLSSRYGSAVRPTLSPDGKWLVYGSRYENKTGLRLRDLATGDERWLAYPTQRDEMESRAPMDALPGMSFTPDSKELVASYGNRLWRVAVDGSGQREIPFRVQAQVEVGPELAFTYPIADSATFTARQIRDGVPSPDGTQLAFVAMDRLYVMDWPAGTPRRVSTLDVIEAEPAWSPDGKSLAFVTWTEQGGRLYKATLAPGRTTRLVPLSAGLATLRQPVFSPSGTRVVALRTPAQGRRDQTGVTGTSELVWYAASPAATDGALATVIARAAGRSKPHFTADSTRIYLSSNNGLVSLRWDGTDEQRHLRVVGAGGAGAADDDHGHTELTLSELELLRGEEPGLQGPPAQLVLAAPSGDLALAQIGGDFYTVVVPPRGTQATVNVAEPASATFPVRKLTDIGGQFPAWSADGKRVHWSIGNAHVVYDLDAAVARDAAIAAARRDSTIAESARPTAYTPTETRVRVAATRDLPGGTVVLRNAKIVTMRGDEVIARGDLVVRNNRIAAVGASGTVTAPAGATEMDLGGATVIPGFVDTHAHLRAERGTIHETQPWAYLANLAYGVTTTRDPQTATTDVLTYQDMVDAGRIIGPRIYSTGPGVFSTDNIRDQEHARSMMKRYSQYYDTKTIKMYVAGVRQVRQWIITAAREQQLMPTTEGSLDVKLNLSETLDGYPGLEHSMGITPLGGDVTSFMAWAKRAYTPTLLVNYGGPWAENWFYTKENPWADSKLQRFTAYEELALKTRRRMASMPNGGTAGGWFRDEEYVFPELATDATKILRAGGRLGIGSHGQLQGLGYHWELWAMASGGMTNLEALRVATIVGATAIGLQNDLGSIETGKLADLIVLDRDPLADLRNTNSIRYVVKNGRVYDGNTLAELHPTKRNGPEVPNRPIAPSTKAGTGK
- a CDS encoding TonB-dependent receptor, with amino-acid sequence MLCSRVWSRALTTCAVVAGLLGTPWGTGAVVEAQGATGTVRGRVTNAAGNAVPNAQVFIAGTQNGGQTGADGGYTITRVTSGTVTVRVRMIGYEPTEKAVAVAAGQTATADFVLKTSPVSLDQVVVTGTAGSARKREVGNSIGQVSTKDLPEVPTNVSNLLAGRVAGVQISGGTGNAGSGSAIRLRGATSLALSNQPLIYVDGVRTRSDEYPRNGIFQGATQRGANAYGSPLNDINPDDIERIEVVKGAAATTLFGTDAAAGVIQIFTKRGSQGAPKWNAQINSGFQRLQQFGTDSVPLLNMDAFVRDGGRLGMQAQVAGGTQNNVKYLFSFGADNSDGVLQLDNERKYQVRANVDFSPFKNMQFSWNTAYNNSLITQTPAGNNAQGITLNAFRQERNYFGNANPDTIKLVYGQQLNSNIDRLLLGTTATWTPIERFSSRLVVGFDRSALENRNVRPYGFPGAALGIIQNQVWQNKIISLDWANNYEMQFGDGMKATFSAGTQYINSLVSDVVAYSENYPAPTNPTVASGSLRNADENRLKNITGGAFTQALFGIKDKYFVTVGARVDGNSAFGEDFGFQTYPKASASWVVSDEGFWSDKFGTLKLRAAYGQAGRAPTAFAAVQTWNPVGWGTAPAVRPLNLGDPNLGPERTTETEIGFDNQIFGGRLSVDFTWFRAVTDDALFFVRNVPSNGFLASSLGNAGKIEKSGIEAAINATLLEKTNLDIKAGLNVSTNQSKVLSLGGAPSFSVGNFGWVIEGQPAPVLRGRLIKNEDVIGAPIDTVFNHTFGPAQPTLILSPSLNITTWKGINISTRGEYQGGAFINEDASFQALSRSVLWPTCTRAYAAIAASQPLTPRETLTCIPRNARQDMFIFPADFFKIRDITVTVPLGKLIPHTASSSFVFSAQNVFRTNFGMPLFDPEMSGNDGFNVGVRYISEHIPAPALFLTSLRISF
- a CDS encoding RagB/SusD family nutrient uptake outer membrane protein, giving the protein MTMTLRAFVRMAPVAALALAAGCDLQVTNPGPVQAAFLNDPAALTAIVNGAGRDLGEGLNWTSYTGAAVTREVLPAGSTGAFGITVRQQLGVLSPDDGGDWWNQAQRARWTAESGVRRIKEVLGAAANNNATLAQALIWAGYSNRHLGENFCDCVIDGGPRQSYTVYLERAEAAFTEAIAVATAANNATLRDVATAGRASVRLLRGNLTGASADAGLITNNAFVYRMPYFVNTVDQYNRINWASANQPYRAHTVWGTFYDNYRRTTRDPRVPFDSSLTIRFGDAAVTSLGGQVRWFFQTKYPVRDSPMNLSSGWEMRLIEAEALLVANDIPGAMARLNLRRTALNLAPWTATNATEAWTALKRERGIELWLEGRRLGDFRRWAALNRPGDQENMTGRNLCFPIPLSELETNPNLR